From Malaya genurostris strain Urasoe2022 chromosome 2, Malgen_1.1, whole genome shotgun sequence:
GGTATTCTAATTTATAAATATGATTGATTTTTCCAAACTATTCCACCTCACACGTAATTCTATGTAAAGGGCAGTtcataaaattaaatatttgtttACCATTATAATTCGTGAATTTTTAGgtgcaaaaaaggaaaaatgctACTAATAGCCTCACTTGCTGCGTGGATTATTTTCACCTTGCCGCTAGGTTTTATTCAGCCCCCGGCAACCAGTTGCATCGAgcgaaaaaatgcaactgattttgagctgcgcactccacaagttccCCGAATATTGAAACGATCCATTGATCAGAGCATGCTCGAAGAAATATCTTTCGCCAAGTATACTGAATCCGGTACTCAGTTCGAGAGGtattaaaatgaaataattattaAGATATTGATTTTTCTAGCTCATTTATTTTTGGCAGAGTTGAACGTGCGGCAAGACCGTTAGCAGCAGCTGGACAATCCCCACTTGGGGTTAGTTATGCTAACAACTTTAATGAGAGATTGCATAGCGATTGGGTTTCGCCTCTTTTCTCCTCTATTGTATACAGAACCGCGGTATTCCAAGACTTATTATTCTAATGACAAGGACATGAtttaaaaaactaatattttcaGGATATTCAAAAAGCATTTTTTCTGCTTTTGCTGCTTGTCATAATCGGTGAATTCTTCAGCGCTCCAGCGATTACATTAGCTGACTCTGCTGTGATAACCATTCTTGGTGAGGACGCCGATCGTTACGGCCATCAACGAATGTTTGGATCACTTGGATGGGGATTAGCAATGTTCTTCGTAGGAATAGCATTGGATCATTCGACAGCCTTCCCAGATCATCCATGTGGACCCGAGAAACAGGAGAAAAATTACTCGATCTGCTTCGCAACATTTTCAGTGTTGATGGGGGCTGCACTCATCTCAGCTACTCAAATCACTTTCAAATATGACTACTCAGTAAGTTCACATATGCTCAATAATTTTCTATATGAATAACGTAAACTTCCAGGAGCCTCAAGCACCTCAGGAACAAAAAGTTTCCCAGGAACCAACTCACGAGGAAAGAATGCAACACCAGCTAGCAGAACAGCTTCAACTTCCTGCATTGGCCGCTTCTGCTGGAGGCATGGGTTGTGCGGCTCCTGTTCCACAAGCTCTGGGAGCTAAGGTAATTGTTACTAAAAATTATACCTTATCAATTTTgctaatttttaatattttagacAGAGATATTCGCACAGACCACGCGAGAAATTCCTGAGTGGGTCACAGTATTAAAACAATTCAAGGATCTGAAATGTGCGTCGTTCCTTTTTGTGGCATGGTTCATGGGATTCGGCATCGGGTTAATCTTTACTTTTCTCTTCTGGCATCTTCAAGACTATGGCGGATCTCCAACATTGTTTGGCGTAGCATCGGTCATCAATCATATTTCAGAGATATTCGCCTActttttcagttttcgattgATTACTCAAATTGGACACGTCAAGGTAAATATTTGTTTACTAGATGTGGTTTATACAAGGGTGGATGTAAGACGATTGACGATATCTCAGCCGTTATATTAATAATAACATACATTCATTAGACACTTTCTCATGCCTGATATTTAATTTGACATGTCGTCTGTTTGTTTGGAATGACACTGAttgcgaatattcatttcaaacaaacagctgtcgtcactcttctTACATCCACTCTAGTTCAAATAACCTCTGCTACAACTGAACCATGAAAGCGGGAACTTAATACCTTATCTTACATTacattagagtgcctataaccagagtgacgatgtctcatccgtaatgttggcaacaaaccAAAAAGTTTAATCCGCAATGTTGGCAGTTTCGTTAGCTTTCTATTGTAttcgacaggtcgtttgctcgtttggaaccaaGctgcattccaaacgaacagttgtcgt
This genomic window contains:
- the LOC131428097 gene encoding major facilitator superfamily domain-containing protein 6; the encoded protein is MQPFSNNDYGGNDYGNYEQQQIPMQPQGGARPMVDPEAMGEVDPTLYPQAKESTHKIRGKSDILEMLCGSVDQELLPVKTFYFFFYAAFGSLFPLMGVYFKQMGMNPGQCGLLIGTRPFVEFLSAPFWGSYADRCKKGKMLLIASLAAWIIFTLPLGFIQPPATSCIERKNATDFELRTPQVPRILKRSIDQSMLEEISFAKYTESGTQFERVERAARPLAAAGQSPLGVSYANNFNERLHSDWVSPLFSSIVYRTADIQKAFFLLLLLVIIGEFFSAPAITLADSAVITILGEDADRYGHQRMFGSLGWGLAMFFVGIALDHSTAFPDHPCGPEKQEKNYSICFATFSVLMGAALISATQITFKYDYSEPQAPQEQKVSQEPTHEERMQHQLAEQLQLPALAASAGGMGCAAPVPQALGAKTEIFAQTTREIPEWVTVLKQFKDLKCASFLFVAWFMGFGIGLIFTFLFWHLQDYGGSPTLFGVASVINHISEIFAYFFSFRLITQIGHVKVLCLGLVGNILRFLYISYLKNPWWVLPFEFMQGITHAAVWAACCSYIAHNTPQHLRSSAQGVLQGLHHGLGRGCGAVIGGMFVNYFGTTATFRGYGVICILVLAAFVFINFYRKEQGFISEIPATEDPHQVAEETAHLAPHGVPSNPIPRALSSTRLNEIGNQNADNGYGTYQTTGGALDVPGGVPHNPFAAPQNVSLGGNQY